DNA from Thermostichus vulcanus str. 'Rupite':
TGCGGGGGTTGCTGCACTAATCTACCGCATCAATCCCGGTGATGTTGAGGGCTTATGACAAAAACGTTAACAATTGGTTAACTTTTTTGGGTGTCTCGGATGTCAGGATACAGCTCTTGCTCGGCTTTCCTACAATAGTGCTTGTGTTTTTGACAGCTCGTATGCCAGCCTACCATCACTTGCACACCGCCCTTTGGGTTACCGATCTGGCTAGGGCAGAACATTTTTATGGAACGGTGCTTGGGATCCCGAAGGTGGAGCGTTTACCCTTTAACTTCCCTGGTGCTTGGTATCAGGTGGGTGCCTCGCAAATTCATTTGATCGTGGCTGAAGATCCGGTTGATCAAGGGCACCGAGCTGAAAAGTGGGGGCGCAACCCACATCTAGCTTTGGGAGTGGATGATTTGGAGGCACTGAAAACTCGCCTGCTGCAAGCTGGATACGGGGTGCAAATGAGCGCTTCCGGTCGGGCTGCCCTGTTTGTGCGGGATCCCGATGGAAATGTGATAGAGCTAAGCTCCGCTAGCGCGAAAGAGCTAAGCTCCGCTGACGCGAAAGAGCCATGAGCAACTCTTTTTGGGGACATTCCACTTCAAAGGCTCAGGAAGAAAGTTCTCCATC
Protein-coding regions in this window:
- a CDS encoding VOC family protein produces the protein MPAYHHLHTALWVTDLARAEHFYGTVLGIPKVERLPFNFPGAWYQVGASQIHLIVAEDPVDQGHRAEKWGRNPHLALGVDDLEALKTRLLQAGYGVQMSASGRAALFVRDPDGNVIELSSASAKELSSADAKEP